From Cellulophaga lytica DSM 7489, a single genomic window includes:
- a CDS encoding ABC-F family ATP-binding cassette domain-containing protein produces the protein MLSVSNLSVQFGKRVLFDDVNVTFTQGNCYGIIGANGAGKSTFLKVLSGQIDPTSGHVHLEAGKRMSILEQNHNAYDEYTVQETVVMGNKPLYKIKKEIDALYADYNDENADRIGELQVLFEEMDGWNADSAAATMLSNLGISEEFHFSSMADLDSKLKVRVLLAQALFGSPDVLIMDEPTNDLDYETINWLERFLAGYDNTVIVVSHDRHFLDAVCTSIGDIDFGKINLYSGNYTFWYESSQLAARQRAQQNKKAEEKAKELQEFIMRFSANVAKSKQATSRKKMLSKLKIDDIKPSSRRYPAIIFEREREAGDQILNVENLSATSEDGDLLFKNVNINLAKGDKVAIISKDSRASTAFYEIINNNKQAASGEFKWGVTTSQSYLPADNSEFFNKPINLVDWLRQWAKTEEEREEVHIRGFLGKMLFSGEEGLKKCTVLSGGEKVRCMLSRMMMLRANVVMLDEPTNHLDLESITAFNNSLKNFKGTVLFTTHDHEFANTVANRIIELTPNGAIDRYLTFDEYMSDKSIKEQRAKLYQS, from the coding sequence ATGCTATCAGTATCTAATTTATCTGTTCAATTTGGAAAAAGAGTCCTTTTTGATGATGTAAACGTAACTTTTACTCAAGGAAATTGTTATGGTATAATTGGTGCCAATGGTGCTGGTAAATCTACCTTTTTAAAAGTGTTATCTGGACAAATAGACCCTACTTCTGGACACGTGCATTTAGAAGCGGGTAAAAGAATGTCTATTTTAGAACAAAACCACAATGCTTATGATGAGTATACGGTACAAGAAACAGTGGTTATGGGTAACAAACCATTGTATAAAATTAAAAAGGAAATTGATGCACTTTATGCAGATTATAATGATGAAAATGCAGACAGAATAGGAGAGTTACAGGTGCTTTTTGAAGAAATGGATGGTTGGAATGCAGATAGTGCTGCAGCTACAATGTTATCTAACTTAGGTATATCAGAGGAGTTTCATTTCTCTTCAATGGCAGATTTAGATTCTAAACTAAAAGTACGTGTTTTATTGGCTCAGGCATTATTTGGTAGTCCAGATGTTTTAATTATGGATGAGCCTACCAACGACTTGGATTATGAAACTATTAACTGGCTAGAGCGCTTTTTAGCAGGTTATGATAATACAGTTATTGTAGTATCGCATGATAGACACTTTTTAGATGCAGTTTGTACTTCTATAGGTGATATAGATTTTGGTAAAATAAACTTGTACTCTGGTAACTATACTTTTTGGTATGAGAGTAGTCAACTTGCAGCAAGACAAAGAGCTCAGCAAAATAAAAAGGCAGAAGAAAAAGCAAAAGAACTACAAGAGTTTATTATGCGTTTTAGTGCCAATGTTGCTAAAAGTAAACAGGCTACTTCTAGAAAAAAAATGCTTTCTAAATTAAAGATTGATGACATTAAGCCATCTAGTAGAAGATATCCTGCAATAATTTTTGAAAGAGAAAGAGAGGCGGGAGATCAAATTTTAAATGTAGAAAACCTTTCGGCAACATCTGAAGATGGAGATTTACTATTTAAAAATGTAAATATTAATTTGGCAAAAGGAGATAAGGTTGCTATAATATCTAAAGATTCTAGGGCTAGTACTGCTTTTTATGAAATTATAAATAATAATAAACAAGCTGCTTCTGGTGAGTTTAAATGGGGTGTTACAACATCGCAGTCATATTTACCGGCAGACAACTCAGAATTTTTTAATAAACCAATAAACCTAGTAGATTGGTTGCGCCAATGGGCAAAAACAGAGGAAGAAAGAGAAGAAGTACATATTAGAGGGTTTTTAGGGAAAATGCTTTTTAGTGGAGAAGAAGGACTTAAAAAATGTACTGTATTATCTGGAGGAGAAAAAGTACGTTGTATGTTAAGTAGAATGATGATGCTAAGAGCTAATGTAGTAATGTTAGATGAGCCTACAAACCACTTAGATTTAGAAAGTATTACAGCTTTTAATAACTCTTTAAAAAACTTTAAAGGAACAGTTTTGTTTACAACACACGATCATGAGTTTGCTAACACTGTTGCTAACAGAATTATAGAGTTAACGCCTAATGGAGCTATAGATAGGTACTTAACGTTTGATGAGTATATGTCTGATAAGTCTATAAAAGAACAAAGAGCAAAGTTATACCAATCTTAA
- the fsa gene encoding fructose-6-phosphate aldolase, protein MKFFIDTANLAQIKEAQELGVLDGVTTNPSLMAKEGITGKDNILKHYVDICNIVDGDVSAEVIATEYEAMIKEGTELAELHEQIVVKLPMIKDGVKACKYFSDKGIRTNVTLVFSAGQALLAAKAGATYVSPFIGRLDDISTDGLNLIAEIRHIYDNYAFSTEILAASVRHTMHVIDCAKIGADVMTGPLSSIEGLLKHPLTDSGLAKFLEDYKKGN, encoded by the coding sequence ATGAAATTTTTTATTGACACAGCAAATTTGGCACAAATAAAAGAAGCACAAGAATTAGGTGTTTTGGACGGTGTAACAACTAACCCTTCTTTAATGGCCAAAGAGGGCATTACTGGTAAAGACAATATTTTAAAACATTATGTTGATATCTGTAACATTGTAGATGGTGATGTTTCTGCAGAAGTTATTGCTACAGAGTATGAAGCAATGATTAAAGAAGGTACGGAGCTGGCTGAATTGCACGAGCAAATTGTTGTAAAATTACCAATGATTAAAGACGGTGTAAAAGCGTGTAAGTATTTCTCTGATAAAGGAATAAGAACTAATGTAACACTAGTTTTTTCTGCAGGTCAAGCTTTATTAGCAGCTAAGGCAGGTGCAACTTATGTATCTCCTTTTATTGGAAGGTTAGATGATATTTCTACAGACGGTTTAAACTTAATTGCTGAGATTAGACATATATATGATAACTATGCATTTTCTACAGAGATTTTAGCAGCATCTGTTAGACATACAATGCACGTTATAGATTGTGCTAAAATTGGAGCAGATGTAATGACTGGTCCTTTATCTTCTATTGAAGGTTTATTAAAGCACCCTTTAACTGATAGTGGCTTAGCTAAATTTTTAGAAGATTACAAAAAAGGAAACTAG
- a CDS encoding glutaminyl-peptide cyclotransferase has translation MKTLKFLTYSAITILLISCGGANTPASKLFEIQITGKKAKFHQNETVDITVKNKKNKTINAVSYTLDGEKVDVKDNKLVLKTEKVGKKTVTAEITYDDDTVVEVSKKITVFASTAPSIYTYEILNEYPHNPNYFTQGLEFYKDTLYESTGKRGKSVLVKLDYKTGTIFKEHKLKDTQFGEGITILDNKIYHLTWQSNIGFVYNADTFKEIDQFTYGKSKEGWGFCNDGEKLYKSDGSEKIWTLNAETLIEESAIEVYTNSKKLIKINELEYVDGKIYANTWQSGQDVAVIINPNSGIVEGIINFNGLKDKVTKTDNVDVLNGIAYNPTTKTFFVTGKNWDKMFEVALIKK, from the coding sequence ATGAAAACACTTAAGTTTTTAACTTACAGCGCAATAACAATATTATTAATTTCTTGTGGAGGAGCAAATACACCTGCTTCTAAGTTATTTGAAATACAAATAACCGGTAAAAAAGCAAAATTTCATCAAAATGAAACTGTAGATATTACTGTAAAAAACAAAAAAAACAAAACTATTAATGCCGTTTCGTATACTTTAGATGGTGAAAAAGTTGATGTTAAAGACAATAAATTAGTCTTAAAAACAGAAAAAGTTGGAAAAAAAACTGTTACAGCAGAAATTACCTATGATGATGATACCGTTGTAGAAGTTTCAAAAAAAATAACCGTGTTTGCAAGTACCGCTCCTAGTATATACACTTATGAAATTTTAAATGAATATCCGCATAACCCAAACTACTTTACACAGGGTCTGGAGTTTTATAAAGACACCTTGTATGAAAGTACTGGTAAAAGAGGAAAATCTGTTTTAGTAAAGTTAGATTATAAAACTGGTACTATTTTTAAAGAGCACAAATTAAAGGATACTCAGTTTGGAGAAGGCATTACTATTTTAGACAACAAAATATACCATTTAACATGGCAAAGTAATATTGGTTTTGTTTACAACGCAGATACTTTTAAAGAAATAGATCAATTTACATACGGAAAAAGTAAAGAAGGCTGGGGATTTTGTAATGATGGTGAAAAACTATATAAGAGTGATGGTTCTGAAAAAATTTGGACACTAAATGCAGAAACTTTAATAGAGGAAAGTGCTATTGAAGTGTACACAAATAGTAAAAAACTAATTAAAATTAATGAGCTAGAATATGTAGATGGAAAAATTTATGCTAATACTTGGCAATCTGGGCAAGATGTAGCAGTTATAATAAATCCAAACAGTGGTATAGTAGAAGGCATAATTAACTTTAACGGTTTAAAGGATAAAGTTACCAAAACTGATAATGTAGATGTTTTAAATGGTATTGCTTACAACCCTACAACAAAAACGTTTTTTGTTACTGGTAAAAACTGGGATAAAATGTTTGAAGTTGCCCTTATAAAAAAATAA
- a CDS encoding tetratricopeptide repeat-containing sensor histidine kinase translates to MQKLYTLLIITVLLFSCNQKKEKQQLVEVTKHQQKTKDTTNLLQHKKDSVYRRQLHSLAYTYLTQDDSLNFRETNKKVMELSLKQKDSTLLAYAYWDLGYFFHEKLKVDSSYVYYLKAQNIFALQKKKKKEGTVLQSLSILQSHVKDYRGSEISTIKAIELFDDVEDSDLELYSSYNNLGSVTNALKEHDRALEYYNKALEYYKKIKPKSKINTTLVNNIANVYRDKEDYDNAIENYEKVLAVDSLYEKKALFYAKVLDNLAYTKLKIKDTINVEKQLIRALQIRDSLGDNTGLAISHYNLAEFYILKKDTSKALENAKKSEEYSLANKNNKRLLQAYDILTSIDPINASNYAHKYIVLNDSLIAEERMIQDKFTRIKYETDEVIEEKEELEEQKQILISFVIGALLLAFAIFIIGSQYIKNQKLKFEQEQQETNLETFNLMLDQKGKLAQAKQEEQLRISQELHDGVLGSLTGIGLILKATNKRADEEAIAERLDLIKQLQETAEEIRTISHTLSAASSKKMQNFTNSIIELLHNTSKASNIKTSFTFDKKIDWDYLNAEIKINLYRIIQEGVQNCVKYSKAENILLDLSMKNSNLSVILSDDGVGFNLQKKKRGIGLKNIYSRANKINANVNIESKIGEGTKIYITIPVEDKKVFNS, encoded by the coding sequence GTGCAAAAATTATATACGCTACTTATTATTACGGTATTACTATTTTCTTGTAATCAAAAAAAGGAGAAGCAACAGCTTGTAGAAGTTACAAAGCATCAACAAAAAACAAAAGATACTACAAACCTTTTGCAACATAAAAAGGATTCTGTTTACAGAAGACAACTACACTCACTTGCATACACTTATTTAACACAAGACGACTCCTTAAATTTTAGAGAAACCAATAAAAAAGTAATGGAGTTATCTCTAAAACAAAAAGACTCTACATTATTAGCTTATGCTTATTGGGATCTGGGATATTTTTTCCACGAAAAATTAAAAGTAGACAGTAGTTACGTTTACTACTTAAAAGCACAAAACATTTTTGCTCTTCAAAAAAAGAAGAAAAAAGAAGGTACAGTTCTTCAATCACTCTCTATTTTACAATCACATGTAAAAGATTATAGAGGTAGTGAAATATCTACCATAAAAGCTATTGAATTATTTGATGATGTTGAAGACTCAGATTTAGAACTATATAGTTCATACAACAATTTAGGATCAGTTACTAATGCACTAAAAGAACATGATAGAGCTTTAGAGTACTATAATAAAGCACTAGAATATTACAAAAAGATTAAACCTAAAAGTAAAATAAATACAACCTTAGTAAACAATATTGCTAATGTATATAGAGATAAAGAAGATTATGATAATGCAATAGAAAACTATGAAAAAGTGTTAGCCGTAGACAGTTTGTATGAAAAAAAAGCATTATTCTACGCTAAAGTTTTAGACAACCTAGCCTATACTAAGTTAAAAATTAAAGATACAATTAATGTAGAAAAACAATTAATACGCGCCTTACAAATTAGAGATAGCTTAGGAGACAACACAGGATTAGCTATTAGTCATTATAATTTAGCGGAGTTTTACATTTTAAAAAAGGATACTTCTAAAGCGTTAGAAAACGCTAAAAAATCTGAAGAGTATTCCTTAGCAAACAAAAACAATAAACGATTATTACAAGCATATGACATTTTAACATCTATAGACCCCATAAATGCAAGTAACTATGCTCATAAATATATTGTTTTAAATGATAGCTTAATTGCAGAGGAGCGTATGATACAAGATAAATTTACTCGTATTAAATATGAAACTGACGAGGTAATTGAAGAAAAAGAAGAATTAGAAGAACAAAAACAAATTCTAATATCTTTTGTAATTGGTGCCCTCCTATTGGCTTTTGCTATTTTTATAATTGGTAGTCAGTATATAAAAAATCAGAAATTAAAATTTGAACAAGAACAGCAAGAAACCAACTTAGAAACATTTAACTTAATGTTAGATCAAAAAGGAAAACTTGCACAAGCCAAACAAGAAGAGCAACTACGCATATCTCAGGAGTTACATGATGGTGTACTTGGCAGCTTAACTGGTATAGGTTTAATTTTAAAAGCCACAAATAAAAGAGCAGATGAAGAAGCAATTGCAGAGCGTTTAGATCTTATAAAGCAATTACAAGAAACAGCAGAAGAAATTAGAACAATATCACATACATTAAGTGCTGCATCATCCAAAAAAATGCAAAACTTTACAAATTCTATTATAGAACTTTTACACAATACCAGTAAAGCATCAAATATAAAAACAAGCTTTACGTTTGATAAAAAAATAGATTGGGATTACTTAAATGCAGAAATTAAAATTAACCTATATAGAATAATACAAGAAGGTGTACAAAACTGTGTAAAATATTCTAAAGCAGAAAACATTTTATTAGATTTAAGTATGAAGAATTCAAATTTATCAGTAATTTTATCTGATGATGGTGTAGGTTTTAACCTCCAAAAGAAAAAAAGAGGTATTGGACTTAAAAATATTTACTCTAGAGCTAATAAAATTAATGCAAACGTTAATATAGAGAGTAAAATTGGTGAAGGAACAAAAATCTACATTACCATACCTGTAGAAGATAAAAAAGTATTTAATTCATAA
- a CDS encoding response regulator, producing the protein MRTLKILAVDDHQLILKGYQYTFADINPAKYNINLTTANSYQEAKKIIESNIFDVAFLDIQIEKPDKENIDGNKTGEHLGMLLREISPKTKIIFQSSFSDSLRISNIFSSVNPDGYIVKTEVNEEVIEKALDNVLNDSTYYSKSAIDVFRKTMTNNIMINEDDKEILYRLSLGIKTKDLVDYVNLSVTGIETRKRKLKFIFDIENENDLALINEAKRRGFI; encoded by the coding sequence ATGCGAACCCTAAAAATATTAGCTGTTGATGATCATCAACTTATACTAAAAGGATACCAGTATACATTTGCAGATATAAACCCAGCTAAATATAATATTAACTTAACCACCGCAAATAGCTACCAAGAGGCTAAAAAAATAATTGAAAGTAATATTTTTGATGTTGCATTTTTAGACATACAAATTGAAAAACCAGACAAAGAAAATATTGATGGAAACAAAACTGGAGAACATTTAGGAATGCTTTTAAGAGAGATATCTCCTAAAACAAAAATAATATTTCAATCTTCATTTAGCGACAGTTTGCGAATTAGTAATATATTTTCTTCTGTAAACCCAGATGGCTACATTGTTAAAACAGAAGTTAATGAAGAAGTGATTGAAAAAGCGTTAGATAATGTTTTAAATGATAGTACATACTATTCTAAATCTGCCATTGATGTTTTTAGAAAAACAATGACTAACAATATAATGATTAATGAAGATGATAAAGAAATACTATATCGTTTATCATTAGGAATTAAAACAAAAGACTTAGTAGATTACGTTAATTTATCTGTAACAGGTATAGAAACCAGAAAGCGTAAACTTAAATTTATTTTTGATATTGAAAACGAAAATGACCTTGCCTTAATTAACGAGGCAAAAAGGAGGGGCTTTATTTAA
- a CDS encoding SDR family oxidoreductase, whose product MSNKVVLITGGSSGIGKSIGIFLTAKGYTVYGTTRDKAKYPNFNHFNLVNLDVRNTETINEAVSYVIEQEGRLDVLVNNAGVGITGPIEETPNQEIINAFDVNLNGPIHVMKAVLPQMRKQKNGLIINITSIAGYMGLPYRGIYSASKGALELVVEAMRMEVKDFGVHITTVAPGDFATNIASGRYHAPLLDSSPYKKPYGNTLNVMNEHVDSGNDPIQVAEMVFKIMNTKKPKVHYRVGAFMQKFSLFLKKILPDKTYEKLLLNHYKL is encoded by the coding sequence ATGAGTAATAAAGTAGTCTTAATAACAGGCGGTTCTTCAGGTATAGGTAAATCTATAGGTATTTTTTTAACTGCTAAAGGCTATACTGTGTATGGTACTACACGTGACAAAGCTAAATATCCAAACTTTAATCATTTTAACTTAGTTAACCTAGACGTAAGAAATACAGAAACTATTAATGAAGCTGTATCTTATGTTATAGAGCAAGAAGGTCGTTTAGATGTTTTGGTTAATAATGCTGGTGTTGGTATTACTGGCCCAATAGAAGAAACTCCTAATCAAGAAATTATTAATGCTTTTGACGTTAATTTAAATGGCCCTATTCATGTCATGAAGGCTGTGTTACCGCAGATGAGAAAACAAAAAAACGGACTAATTATAAATATTACCTCTATTGCGGGTTATATGGGCTTGCCTTACAGAGGAATTTACTCTGCAAGTAAAGGAGCTCTGGAGCTTGTTGTAGAGGCAATGCGTATGGAGGTAAAAGATTTTGGTGTGCATATAACAACAGTGGCTCCAGGAGATTTTGCAACAAATATTGCTTCAGGTAGGTATCATGCCCCTCTTTTAGATTCTTCTCCTTATAAAAAACCATATGGTAATACATTAAATGTAATGAACGAGCACGTAGACTCTGGTAATGATCCAATACAGGTTGCAGAAATGGTTTTTAAAATTATGAATACTAAAAAACCTAAAGTGCATTACAGAGTAGGGGCTTTTATGCAGAAATTTTCATTGTTTTTAAAGAAAATTTTACCAGATAAAACATATGAAAAATTATTATTGAATCATTACAAATTGTAG
- a CDS encoding acyl-CoA thioesterase — protein MKVYHKTITVTKDDLDDLNHVNNVRYLQWVQDISKEHWQASASKEVQDNHMWVVSTHYLEYKSAAVLNDVIELKTYIKKSEGAISIRIVEMKNAKTNKLILKSKTEWCLLNSKSLRPIRVSEKIKNIFID, from the coding sequence TTGAAAGTATATCACAAAACTATTACCGTAACTAAGGATGATTTAGATGATTTAAATCACGTTAATAATGTCAGGTATTTGCAATGGGTACAAGATATATCTAAAGAACATTGGCAAGCCTCTGCAAGTAAAGAGGTCCAAGACAACCATATGTGGGTAGTTAGCACTCACTATTTAGAATACAAATCTGCTGCGGTATTAAATGATGTTATTGAATTAAAAACCTATATAAAAAAATCAGAGGGAGCCATATCTATACGTATTGTAGAAATGAAAAATGCAAAAACCAATAAACTTATACTAAAATCTAAAACAGAATGGTGCCTCTTAAACTCTAAAAGCTTACGCCCTATTCGTGTATCTGAAAAAATAAAGAATATTTTTATTGACTAA
- the glyA gene encoding serine hydroxymethyltransferase, which translates to MQRDNQIFDLINDEKQRQLEGIELIASENFTSPQVMEAAGSVLTNKYAEGYPGKRYYGGCEVVDEIEQLAIDRAKELFGAEYVNVQPHSGSQANASVYHACLKPGDTILGFDLSHGGHLTHGSPVNFSGRLYNPVFYGVEEETGVLNYDKIQEIATKEKPKMIIAGASAYSRDIDFERFRVIADSVGALLLADISHPAGLIAKGILNDPMPHCHIVTTTTHKTLRGPRGGMIMMGKDFENPFGIKLKNGNLRKMSALLDLAVFPGNQGGPLEHIIAAKAVAFGEALTDEYLHYMIQVKKNAAAMAAAFVKKDYKIISGGTDNHMMLIDLRNKNITGKDAENALVKADITANKNMVPFDDKSPFVTSGIRFGTAAITTRGLKEDDMQTIVDFVDAVINSPEDEEVILNVREKVNALMEGRALFN; encoded by the coding sequence ATGCAACGCGATAACCAAATTTTTGATTTAATTAATGACGAAAAACAACGTCAATTAGAAGGAATAGAATTAATAGCTTCAGAGAATTTTACAAGTCCACAAGTTATGGAGGCAGCAGGTTCTGTGCTTACCAATAAATATGCAGAAGGTTATCCTGGAAAGCGTTATTATGGTGGTTGTGAGGTTGTTGATGAAATTGAGCAATTAGCAATAGATAGAGCAAAAGAGCTTTTTGGAGCAGAATATGTAAACGTGCAGCCACACTCGGGGTCACAGGCAAATGCATCTGTATATCATGCGTGCTTAAAGCCTGGAGATACTATTTTAGGTTTTGATTTATCTCATGGAGGGCATTTAACTCACGGATCTCCTGTAAACTTTTCTGGGCGTTTGTATAATCCGGTTTTTTATGGAGTAGAAGAAGAAACAGGAGTTTTAAACTATGATAAAATACAAGAAATAGCAACTAAAGAAAAGCCTAAAATGATTATTGCAGGTGCTTCTGCTTACTCTAGAGATATAGATTTTGAGCGTTTTAGAGTTATTGCAGATAGTGTTGGTGCTTTATTGTTAGCAGATATTTCGCATCCGGCAGGTTTAATTGCAAAGGGTATATTAAATGACCCAATGCCACATTGCCACATTGTTACTACTACTACGCACAAAACATTACGTGGTCCTAGAGGAGGAATGATTATGATGGGGAAAGATTTTGAAAATCCTTTTGGGATAAAACTTAAAAATGGAAATTTACGTAAGATGTCTGCTTTATTAGATTTAGCAGTTTTTCCTGGTAACCAAGGCGGACCATTAGAGCATATTATTGCAGCCAAAGCTGTAGCTTTTGGAGAAGCTTTAACAGATGAGTATTTGCATTATATGATTCAGGTTAAGAAAAACGCAGCAGCTATGGCAGCAGCTTTTGTTAAAAAAGATTATAAAATAATTTCTGGAGGTACAGATAACCATATGATGCTTATTGACCTAAGAAATAAAAATATAACAGGTAAGGACGCAGAAAATGCTTTAGTTAAAGCAGATATTACAGCAAATAAAAATATGGTTCCTTTTGATGATAAATCTCCTTTTGTAACTTCAGGAATCCGTTTTGGAACTGCGGCTATTACAACACGTGGTTTAAAAGAAGATGATATGCAAACTATTGTAGATTTTGTAGATGCTGTAATTAATAGCCCAGAAGATGAAGAGGTTATTTTAAATGTTAGAGAAAAAGTAAATGCTCTAATGGAAGGTAGAGCATTGTTTAATTAA
- the fahA gene encoding fumarylacetoacetase, which yields MPIKTNDPSKKSWISVDSTSDFPIQNIPFGVFLTRDDIITIGTRIGDYAIDLGALHQLGYFDGIPLTDDIFLQDSLNDFISDGKKTWRLVRNRISEIFDINNPALQNNEEHKKIVLFTMNEVEMQLPVQIGDYTDFYSSKEHATNVGTMFRDPNNALLPNWLHIPVGYHGRSSTIIPSGTPVHRPNGQTLPKGEETPVFGPSKLVDFELETAFITTDANLLGEPIPVDEAEDYIFGMVVFNDWSARDIQKWEYVPLGPFLAKNFASSISPWIVTLDALEPFRTASPAQEPKPLPYLQQTGDKSFDINLEVDITPENGEPTTVSKSNFKYMYWTMAQQLAHHTINGCKVNSGDMMGSGTISGPTPDSYGSMLELSWQGTKPVELSNGETRKFIQDNDTVTLRGYCKKDGVRIGFGEVSTKLLPAISIK from the coding sequence ATGCCTATAAAAACTAACGATCCTTCAAAAAAATCTTGGATTTCTGTTGATTCTACTTCAGACTTTCCAATTCAGAATATTCCTTTTGGTGTATTTTTAACCAGGGACGATATTATTACCATAGGTACTCGTATAGGAGACTATGCAATAGATTTAGGTGCTCTGCACCAATTAGGGTATTTTGATGGTATACCGTTAACAGATGATATTTTTTTACAAGATTCTTTAAATGATTTTATATCAGACGGTAAAAAAACATGGCGCTTGGTTCGTAACAGAATTAGCGAAATTTTTGATATTAACAATCCTGCATTACAAAATAATGAAGAGCACAAAAAAATTGTACTTTTTACTATGAATGAGGTAGAAATGCAATTACCTGTACAAATTGGTGATTACACAGATTTTTACTCTAGTAAGGAACATGCTACTAATGTTGGTACAATGTTTAGAGACCCTAACAATGCTTTATTACCAAATTGGTTGCATATACCTGTTGGTTACCACGGCAGAAGCTCTACAATTATACCAAGTGGCACTCCTGTACATAGACCAAACGGACAAACATTACCTAAGGGTGAAGAAACTCCTGTATTTGGCCCATCAAAATTAGTAGATTTTGAACTAGAGACTGCTTTTATTACTACAGACGCTAACCTATTAGGTGAACCTATACCTGTTGATGAAGCCGAAGATTATATTTTTGGCATGGTAGTATTTAATGATTGGAGTGCCAGAGATATTCAAAAATGGGAATATGTACCTCTAGGCCCGTTTTTAGCTAAAAACTTTGCTTCTTCAATTTCTCCGTGGATAGTTACATTAGATGCTTTAGAACCTTTTAGAACAGCGAGCCCTGCACAAGAACCTAAACCACTACCCTATTTACAACAAACAGGAGATAAATCTTTTGATATTAATTTAGAAGTAGATATTACACCAGAAAATGGAGAACCTACTACTGTTTCTAAATCTAATTTTAAATACATGTACTGGACAATGGCTCAACAACTTGCACACCACACCATAAATGGTTGCAAGGTTAATAGTGGTGATATGATGGGAAGCGGAACCATATCTGGTCCAACTCCAGACTCTTACGGATCTATGCTAGAGTTGTCTTGGCAAGGAACTAAACCAGTAGAATTATCTAACGGAGAAACCAGAAAATTTATACAAGATAATGACACTGTTACCTTAAGAGGTTATTGTAAAAAAGACGGTGTGCGTATTGGTTTTGGAGAAGTTTCTACTAAATTACTACCTGCAATATCCATTAAATAA
- a CDS encoding LytR/AlgR family response regulator transcription factor translates to MNYSYTIIGNSASSNLQLQYYLEEYKDFMCVNISENSNTALNSILKYGPDIIFIDLQKNALEYFQMVSDLHQYINQIPLIIGVSKNKEYAYEAIKNGFFDYWLLPYNEFDIRKAVFKIRKQTPKKETSPTLCLQSYKDYQYIETSDILYLKADNNATDIYLNSGKKVSAFKTLKTFENKLPENFIRIHQSYIINSTYVSGINYGKNVCVIKKSDVKLPFSKSYKQKIDIIKNKISKNTISTQN, encoded by the coding sequence ATGAATTATTCATATACAATTATAGGAAACTCTGCTTCTTCTAATTTACAGCTTCAGTATTATTTAGAAGAGTACAAGGATTTTATGTGCGTAAATATTTCAGAAAATTCTAATACTGCATTAAACAGTATACTTAAGTATGGTCCCGACATCATTTTTATAGATCTTCAAAAAAATGCTTTAGAGTATTTTCAAATGGTTTCAGATTTACATCAATACATAAATCAAATTCCTTTAATTATAGGTGTAAGCAAAAATAAAGAATATGCGTATGAGGCAATCAAAAATGGTTTTTTTGATTATTGGTTGCTACCATATAATGAGTTTGATATTAGAAAAGCTGTTTTTAAAATTAGAAAGCAAACTCCCAAAAAAGAAACTTCACCAACATTATGCCTTCAATCATATAAAGATTACCAATACATAGAAACATCAGATATATTATACCTTAAAGCAGACAATAATGCTACAGATATATACCTTAATAGTGGTAAAAAAGTAAGCGCCTTTAAAACTCTTAAGACTTTTGAAAACAAACTACCTGAAAACTTTATAAGAATTCATCAAAGTTACATTATAAATAGCACATATGTATCTGGCATTAATTATGGTAAAAATGTCTGCGTTATTAAAAAGAGCGATGTTAAACTACCATTCTCAAAATCATACAAACAAAAAATAGATATTATTAAAAATAAGATAAGCAAAAATACAATTTCTACTCAGAATTGA